The Sedimentibacter sp. zth1 DNA segment CAGAGGAAGAAGGTTCATATAGGATGTTTAGATATGTAGATGATAGACAGATGCACAACCTCTACGAAAAATTCATATTGGAATATTATAAGAAGCATTATCCCGAGTTTAGAGTAACAGCAGCACAGATAGATTGGAATGTTGATAATGGATTTATTGAACTGTTACCTGCAATGAAATCTGATATTACACTTGAATACAAAGGAAAAACAATAATCATAGATGCAAAATACTATTCAAGAATGCTACAGTACAATCAGATGTTTAATAGTAGAACTGTGCATTCAAATAATATGTATCAGATTTTTACATATGTAAAAAACAAAGATACAAAGGCGAACGGGTTGGTTAGTGGAATATTGTTATATGCAAAGACAGATGAAGAAATAGCACCAGATCAGGAGTATTTAATGAGTGGTAATAAGATAAGCGTAAAGACACTAGATTTGGGAGCAGAATTTAAAGAAATAGCGGGACAACTCAATACTATAGCAGAAGAATTGAAAGGATAAACAGAATGGCAGATATTAAATATGACAAATATAATTTTAGGGACGTTTTTTCTATTTGACAGATAAAAAAAGGAATAAAAAAAGAGAAAATATTTCAGAAGGAAGTACATAAAAATAAAATAATAGAAATAATCAAAAATATAAAAGAAGAAATGGACATGTGTTTCAAGACAGATTTAGAAGTGAAGCAGTAGAAGACGATACTTATATGTTAGGTGTGCTAAGAAATATACACAATAATCCCGTCGAAGCAAAATATCTGAAATAAAGAAACAAAAAGATGAATAGAGTTAAATTTCAGACAAAAAGAACCGTCCCTAAAAACATAGAAGATTTGGTAATACGTATGAATAAAAGCAGTTGAGAAATTAAAATCTAAAAATGGTAAATTATATCTCGTATTATTTTGATTTAGCTACCAAAACTATTAAAGTAGTATTTAAATTTTTTCAAATAAATTAATTAATATGTTAAATAAAAGCTAAAACGGAGGTAGTATAATGGCAAAAGCAGGTATGAGAAGACCAAGTCCACATGACAATAAAAATCATGGTACAGAAAATAATCAGTCTATGCATCATAAAAAAAATGCACAAACTCCAGTCTCAGAAATACAAGGCGCTGCTAAAACTGGTAATGCTAAGGCTGGTCCAGTAAATGCACCTAATTGGGCAAGGGATGATTATAAGACTGGAAAAAAATAGGTGTTCACAATGGTGGTAATGAAAAAAGCGAATAAGTGAAAATGATGTCTATAAAATACAATAATTAATAGGTGGTGTAGAAATGATTATAAAAAGCAATGATATTGAATGTAATGAGGTTGAAAACTTTCTTGGTGGAAAAGGAAAAGTATCAAAAAAAGTTTTCTTAAGAGAAGCGAGACTTCATGGAAATGGAAGAACATTTGTAATTTATAGCTCTTGTACTTAATTCTAATAATAAATAAGAACCTTAACTCATTTACGCTATCAAGATATGAATATGTATCCTATAATTTTGTTGCTTACACAATAAAAGTAGCGGCATTTGACTTTTTAAATCTATCGAATGCTGTAACTAAACTTATACTTGTATTTGCCTTAGATAGGTAAATATACAAAATTATTTATAGGGCTGAATTCTTAGCACTTTTGTAGTATTTATCAATTATTTTTTTCTGGTTTATTGAAATAATAGATTAAATTAAAGAACATGATAAATGTCAAATTATTTCATGTAAGGAGGACATTTAATGTTGCAATCTTTATTGATTTATATATTGCAAATAGTTATTGACATATGTCAAAAAAGGTATACAATAAAAATATAAAGAGTATATGTTTAAAGCTATAAGGAAATGATTGTAATGTTACTATTTAATTTTATATTATTAATTGAATAACATTACAGAAAGGAAACAATTAATGAAAGATACAAAATATGTATATGGTCCAGTCCCATCCAGAAGACTTGGTATATCATTAGGAATTAGTCCTATTCCGAAAAAAACATGTAACTATTCTTGTGTTTATTGTCAGCTCGGAAGAACAAATTGTATGACTAATACTCGTCAAATGTTTTTTACAGTTAAAGAAATCATGGACGAATTTGATGAAGTTTTGAAAAATGATATTAAGTTTGATGTTATAACTATAGTTGGAGAAGGTGAACCAACATTATATCTCGGACTTGGTGAAATTATTGATGAAATACATAAAAGATCAGATAAGCCTGTTGTTGTAATCACAAATGGAGCACTTCTTTATGATAAGCAATTACAGAGTGAATTAAGTAAAGCTGATATTGTAATGCCAACAATAGATGGTTATGATAAAGAATCATTTAGAAAAATTAACAGGCCACATGGTTTATTGAATTTTTCACAAGTTATAAATGGATTAGAAGATTTTTCAGAAAAATATCAAGGTCAACTTTGGGTTGAAATTATGTTAATTAAAGATATAAATGATGACAATGAAAGTTTAAATAAATATGCTAAAATGCTTGGTAGAATTAAATATGATAAACTATATTTAAATACACCAGTGCGACCACCATCAGAGTTAGATATAGAGGCTGTAAATCATGAAAAGATGAATGAAGCAGCAGAATTTTTAGATGGTATTTCAATTGATTTATTAGAATCTGAAGGTTTTCATAGTGAAATTAAAGATGATTATGAAGCAGTTCTAAGTATAATTAAGCGTCATCCTATGAATCAATTTGAAATTGAAAGTTTTTTAAAATTAAGAGAATGTATTAATTTTCAAGAATTGATAAATCAATTGCAACAGGATGATAGAGTAGCAGTAATAAATTATAAAGGATACAATACATATAGGTTGAAATAGTATAAATTACAATAATTAAGAACGGTTCTTTAATAATTAGGGACGGTTCTTTTTGATTCTCTGTCCTGTCGTTAAATCTATCATAAATACTCTGCTTGTTGAAATTAAATACAGATGATCATTTGGAGCTATAAATACATTGCCATCAACAAAAGGATATATCTTGGTTAAATTATCATTCTCATCTAAGTAAAAATATCCATCATTTACCGCACTTACCTTCCCCATAGAATCAATAATACCTGGATTAGCAAACCATGTAGCTTTAATGATTAATTTATTATCTATAGTTCCTATAGTTTCCATACTTAAATAATCACTGTATTTATCATTGATTATATTGCTTTTCCCATGACTATCAATTTTCATTATTGTACTCAACCCATTACCAAATCTACCTACAACGTGTTTCCCATATGAGCACAAATAATAATTTTCACCTATCTTATAAACGTTATTCAAATAATTTTTTGTATCCCAACAATCATCAACTTTGCTGACTTTTCCTTCTTCTTCTATATATATGAATTGAACAAATGGTTTATATGGTGCTGGTATTTCATCAGTTGTGAAAATTCGTACTTCATAAAAGCTTTTATAACCTACAATCCATTTAGCTGCATATATGCTAGGATTTTTCATATCAATATTTGATAAATCATCAATTTTCTGTCCATTCAGCAGTAATATATTATTTTCTATAGTAAATATGCCATCATCGCATCTGATATAATTTTTGTTAAAATTATCATATCGCACAGCTTTATCACACAGACCATCATATGTCAATTCATTGCTCTTTAAATCAAGCTTATATTGATTAGTCTCTTCTTTTCCAGTATTAATGTACGTTGTACTTCCGTCTTCATTTTTTTGTTCTGTATATATATCCCTATTAGTCTGCAACAATACATAGTTCTCATTGATTGCTGATAAATACATATTTAGTCCTGGATTATCACTGTTAATTTTTAGCCCATTTTTGCTATCCCATGCAATATCCCAGCCAAACTCGTAGTACACATTTTCCCATGTAAGAGGTAAATATGTGACGTTTTTAAAAAGTAGGACAGGATATAAATATTCTTCTAATTCTGAATTAATATTTACTCCGTTTAGCAAAACTGAGAAGTTTGGAATAGTAGCCGTATAGTTAGCTCCTCTTTTGAAGTTTCCTCCCAAGTCAGGTTTATACCCAAAAGAATAATCTTTATATTGTGCAAGATACAAGCCTTTTTTTATGTCCCAACCTGTTGTAACCCCTAATTCTCTGCATAAATTGTATGTGAGCGGCGCATATGTTATATCGTTATATACAATAAACGGATATGCAGCATGTTGATTATCAAAAATTACATTGTTGATTGTTATATCAAAGCTTGGAATTTGAACATTTACTATCTCTGTAGCATACACATAGCTGCTCATAATCATAATTAAGATTACAATAAATAATACTATTTTTTTCAAATTAACACCCCTTAACATATTTTAAACATTTTTCACAAATTTTACTATAATTGTAATATATCATTTATACATAAATAAATCAAATATAAAAGCAATAGAGCAAATGTTGCAAATAAAACTTAACTAAATATTCTGAGCATGGAATATTTTATATGTTGACTTTTAATAAAATATAATCTACAATAATGAACTAATCAATAATATTTTGATATAAAAAATAAAACAAAGGCTATGAGCAGGAAAAGTAAACTATGCAAATCAAACAGAGAGAAACTCGAATTGCTGAGAGAGTTTTATGAGAGAGTATATTTGAAGTGCCCCTGTTAGCTTAAAACCGAACTATAGTAGGCTTTTACGGGTTCTCCCGTTACAGAGATATAGTATAAATTGTACTAGTATAGAGATGTGCATTAAATTGCATAATCAGAGTGGAAC contains these protein-coding regions:
- a CDS encoding radical SAM protein, which encodes MKDTKYVYGPVPSRRLGISLGISPIPKKTCNYSCVYCQLGRTNCMTNTRQMFFTVKEIMDEFDEVLKNDIKFDVITIVGEGEPTLYLGLGEIIDEIHKRSDKPVVVITNGALLYDKQLQSELSKADIVMPTIDGYDKESFRKINRPHGLLNFSQVINGLEDFSEKYQGQLWVEIMLIKDINDDNESLNKYAKMLGRIKYDKLYLNTPVRPPSELDIEAVNHEKMNEAAEFLDGISIDLLESEGFHSEIKDDYEAVLSIIKRHPMNQFEIESFLKLRECINFQELINQLQQDDRVAVINYKGYNTYRLK